Sequence from the Bacteroidota bacterium genome:
GGATTTCATGAACGAGCTCACGTTGCATTTCCTGTCCTGGTATCACAACGAATCCCCTCTGGTGCCGGGCCCTACGCTACAGTATCCGAGCCTGCTCGTACGGGGCCGCAACAACCTGTTCCCGCTTGTGATTTTGGAGCAGTACTTTCGACTCACCAACAAGGCCACGTACGTGGCCCAACACAGCAGCGGTCAGCACACGCTCAAGGCCGGTCTGGAGCTGACGCGCGTCGTATCCGAGCCGTACCGAACGGCCTTTCGCGACGGATTTTTCGTCTTCGCCACGGACACAAGCCGCCTGCCCCGGCAGGCCACGATCGCCGTGGGCTACACGGACCCCAACTCGGACGTCGACGCCCGGGTGCGCCAGAGCGGGTGGGTGGTGGGCGCTTACCTGAACGACCAGTGGCAGCCCACGCCGCGTCTAATCCTGAACGTCGGCCTGCGCTATGATGCGGACATCCACACGCTCAATCAGCGCTTCCGGGCCCCGTGGGCGCAAGATCCCGAGCTTTTGAGCAAGATCCCGGAGTACCTCAATACGGGAGACCGCAAAAACGACCTCGACAACTTCTCCCCCCGGCTTTCCCTCTCTTGGGACGCCCTGGGAACGGGCCGGACGTTTTTGCGCGGGGGCTTCGGGGTCATGTACGATCGGGTGCCCAACTTCATGGCCTTCAACGAAAAACAGGCCGCCACCTGGCGCACGTACACGTTCCTCAATCCGGGCACCCTGGACGTGGCCGTCCTGCGCCAGCGCGTGCTTCAGGGGCAAGCGCCGGCGGGCACGCTGTCGATTACGGTCATCAAAGACCGCATGCGCACCCCGGAGATCTGGCAGTACTCGATCGGACTGGGCCATCAGCTGAGCCCCGAGCTGGCCCTGAACGTCGATTACACCGACCAGCGGGCCCGCAATCTGTATGTGCAGCTTAACCTCAACCCCTTGAAGCCCAGCACGCGCACTCGACGCCTGACAAGCCGCTACGGCGACATCCTGGCTTGGGACGATTTCGGCCGGGCCCGCTATCGGGCCTTCATCGCTAGCCTTACCTACCAGAGCCGACCTGTGCGGTTGAACCTCGCCTATACGCTGGGTTGGGCTCAGGCGGATTTCGACGGGGTCACGCCCCCGGCCTATCCGGAGCGCAGCTCGTATCGGCTGCAGCGCCTGGCCGGCGAGGAGCGCCACCGGCTTGTGCTTTCCGGCATCGGCCGACTGCCCTATGGCTTTCAGCTCTCTGGCATCGTGATCCTGGCCAGCCCGCGGCCCTTTGGCGTGATCGACGGTCGGGATCTAAACGACAACAACACTACCGTCGACGACTGGCCCGACGGGGTGCGCACCATGATGCCGCCGGCGGAGTGGGCCTACTGGTATCGGACCGTGGACCTGCGCCTGTCTTGGTCCCGTCCGTACCGGGGAGCCCGCCTTACGCTGAGCGCCGAGGTCTTTAACCTCTTCAACTGGACCAACTACTCGGGCTTTTTCGGCACCCGCTACGATCAGCGCGGAAACCCGCTGGCCAACTTCGGCCAGCCCAACGGCACCTTCGCCCCCCGGCAAGGGCAACTCGGGCTGCGCGTAGAGTTTTAAGAGACGATTTTGGGGAAAAGGGAAGGGCCGCCTCATGTGGCGGCCCTCCTTATTGTGCCCAGGAGAGGACTCGAACCTCCACGGGCTTACGCCCACTACACCCTGAATGTAGCGCGTCTACCAATTCCGCCACCTGGGCACGACGCGGTAAACTTACAAAGCCCAGGGGAGGGCTGTCAAGAACGAATGCGTTTGCGCTCGGCTCAGGCTCGGTCGTATACTGCAGCGCTTTTTCCGGTCTCATCGCTTTTGCGCGTAGGGAGCTCACGGATGGGGCGCGGACGCCCACTGGTGATCCCGTGGCAGGATGATCTACAGACCTTTGTGGTTCTGTTTCGCCATGAGCGCGATCCGGACATGCGGGCCCGACTGCAGGCCCTTATGCTGTTGCGTCAGGGGCGCACGCTCGCCGAGGTAAGCTTAGTGGTTGGGGTCCACTACCGAACGCTGCAGCGGTGGGTGAGCTGGTACCGAGATGGGGGCTTACAGGAGCTACGGCTGCACAAGCAGGGGGGAGGAAAGGGCCGGCCGCCGCGCCTAAACGCGGAGCAGCTTGCGGAGCTCATCCAGCACGCCCGCCGCCAGGGTTTCAGCTCCTGGAAGGAGGCCGCCCTCTGGGTAGAGCATCGCTTTGGGGTGTGTTATACGTACTGGGGCATGCGCTCGCTATTTCGGCGCCACCGGTTGCGCCTGCGCCGCGGCCCTTCCTAAGCCCATCGAGCGAAGGCCTGTTGGGCCGCCTCCCGCAGGGCCCGTACGGCCTGCTCCGGATCGGCCTGCGCGAAGACGCTGTGGCCGGCCACGAGCACATCGGCCCCCGCCTCCACCAGGTGCGGGGCGTTCCGCGGGTCCACGCCCCCGTCTACGAGCACCAATGGGGCCACGCCCAGGGCGCGGCAGAGCTCGCGCAGCCGGCGCAGCCGCTCGTAGGTGCGGGGTAGCAGGCTCTGACCCCCAAAGCCCGGATCGACGGACATGAGCAGCACCGCGTCCACCTCGGGCAGGATCTCCTCGAGCGCCCCCAGCGGCGTGGCCGGATTGATCGCCACCCCCGCGCGCAAGCCCAGCTCGCGGATGCGCGTTACGGTCCGGTGTAGGTGCACGCAGGCCTCCACGTGCACGTGTATCTGAAAGGCCCCGGCCCGGGCGAAGACCTCCAGGTACCGGTCCGGATCCGCGATCATGAGGTGCACATCGAGCGGGAGCGCCGAGATGCGCCGCAGGGCCTCCAACAGCATAGGGCCGAAGCTGATGTTTGGCACGAAGTGCCCGTCCATGACGTCGCAGTGCAGCCAGTCGGCCCCTCCGGCCTCGACGGCGCGCACGACCTCAGCCAGCCGCGCAAGATCGGCGCTCAGCACAGAGGGGGCTATGCGGACTTTAGCGGCCATCGCGCTCTGCTCCGGCGCGGG
This genomic interval carries:
- a CDS encoding TonB-dependent receptor, which gives rise to MVALLFWFLVPVWAWAQTTTVVLEGRVYGAEGRPLPNAEVLVVHKETGQQRGAVTDSEGRYRILGLAPGLYDVMARHLGYRTETRLDVQLVLGQRAVLDFSLRPEAVQVGQVEVVGQRVGSFEVRRVDVSIPVLRQEILNLPLDTRNTMNLAAIAPGIRTYATIGGRSLPSAGAVPDLRFINLYVDGSEWKSLFNGNIVGIPQTGSPLPPEALQEFRVYLNSYDAEYARGGAYIISAITQRGTNALEGSAFLYYQNKALQDINDYQRQLRAQGTFKRPDFYNRQQVGLNLRGPIVRDRLFFALNYELGRTINAVEVSPGRPAYNPDLWRAYAGWFPSPFYNHTGVLRLTYLLNGRHTLDATWASRYHENESFFGGTVARDAGLRARYFINSVQLRNTWIPRADFMNELTLHFLSWYHNESPLVPGPTLQYPSLLVRGRNNLFPLVILEQYFRLTNKATYVAQHSSGQHTLKAGLELTRVVSEPYRTAFRDGFFVFATDTSRLPRQATIAVGYTDPNSDVDARVRQSGWVVGAYLNDQWQPTPRLILNVGLRYDADIHTLNQRFRAPWAQDPELLSKIPEYLNTGDRKNDLDNFSPRLSLSWDALGTGRTFLRGGFGVMYDRVPNFMAFNEKQAATWRTYTFLNPGTLDVAVLRQRVLQGQAPAGTLSITVIKDRMRTPEIWQYSIGLGHQLSPELALNVDYTDQRARNLYVQLNLNPLKPSTRTRRLTSRYGDILAWDDFGRARYRAFIASLTYQSRPVRLNLAYTLGWAQADFDGVTPPAYPERSSYRLQRLAGEERHRLVLSGIGRLPYGFQLSGIVILASPRPFGVIDGRDLNDNNTTVDDWPDGVRTMMPPAEWAYWYRTVDLRLSWSRPYRGARLTLSAEVFNLFNWTNYSGFFGTRYDQRGNPLANFGQPNGTFAPRQGQLGLRVEF
- a CDS encoding helix-turn-helix domain-containing protein, translating into MGRGRPLVIPWQDDLQTFVVLFRHERDPDMRARLQALMLLRQGRTLAEVSLVVGVHYRTLQRWVSWYRDGGLQELRLHKQGGGKGRPPRLNAEQLAELIQHARRQGFSSWKEAALWVEHRFGVCYTYWGMRSLFRRHRLRLRRGPS
- the rpe gene encoding ribulose-phosphate 3-epimerase, which produces MAAKVRIAPSVLSADLARLAEVVRAVEAGGADWLHCDVMDGHFVPNISFGPMLLEALRRISALPLDVHLMIADPDRYLEVFARAGAFQIHVHVEACVHLHRTVTRIRELGLRAGVAINPATPLGALEEILPEVDAVLLMSVDPGFGGQSLLPRTYERLRRLRELCRALGVAPLVLVDGGVDPRNAPHLVEAGADVLVAGHSVFAQADPEQAVRALREAAQQAFARWA